TTAAACCGACGAATGCTAATTCTGAAATAGAAGTAATAAACGACGGTACTATGATTAAATTTAAAGATGTGGAATCGTACGAGAATGCTCTTTTGAAAGTGAGTGCAATGTCTACTTCAGAACAAGTTAGTTTTCTTAATTCATTATCTTTTAAGTCTCAGATGATTCTGATGCAAGAAGCGGATGGTGAGTTGGATAAAATCTGTAATCAAGCTGCTGATAAAGCGGAGTTTGATGTTCTATATGAGAAATATAAACATAAATATGGTGATGTATTTATGTTTAATACTATCGATGCTACTGATCTGTCACCTTATTCAAGGCTTGTTTATGTAGCCAATGAATACTTTGTTAATATGAAAGGTGAATTTATGATTGGCGATTCTTTGGTTGTGGATAAGGTATATACTGACTTTAAAGAGCGTCAACAACAATTTACGGTTTCTACTCGTTCGTCTGTTTCAGATTTAAGTTCTATAAACGAAGCATATAGTCGTCAAAAAGATAGAAAAGTAGGATTATATTTATCTGTTTCATCAGGAATAATACATGCTAATTTTACTTCGCAAAAGAAAGGAGTCTTTGGATGGAGCCGTTACTCTACGACATACCATGCTAAAGTAAACCTTCGTGGTTTTGAGTTTGCTCAAGGAGAACTACTGGGGTATGGTCCAGTGTATGTAAATAAAGATGGTA
This sequence is a window from Bacteroides thetaiotaomicron VPI-5482. Protein-coding genes within it:
- a CDS encoding DUF4848 domain-containing protein; its protein translation is MKKLFSTLTLTVCLGAFISCTNDEQEVNMVKPTNANSEIEVINDGTMIKFKDVESYENALLKVSAMSTSEQVSFLNSLSFKSQMILMQEADGELDKICNQAADKAEFDVLYEKYKHKYGDVFMFNTIDATDLSPYSRLVYVANEYFVNMKGEFMIGDSLVVDKVYTDFKERQQQFTVSTRSSVSDLSSINEAYSRQKDRKVGLYLSVSSGIIHANFTSQKKGVFGWSRYSTTYHAKVNLRGFEFAQGELLGYGPVYVNKDGIPFAIDTKEMGGNVTKVFGRKLAQECTGTIEIWSRGVPYDQRGFATVRL